In the Helianthus annuus cultivar XRQ/B chromosome 11, HanXRQr2.0-SUNRISE, whole genome shotgun sequence genome, one interval contains:
- the LOC110932856 gene encoding uncharacterized protein LOC110932856, whose translation MADVAPWGHGGDGAGDPPLPPGGIRGTHETDVVPPKKVRGEAKNEKLRRLVKAGGPVSLTFDRQVMFSSDKLDQYRQHLSPLKVSLSCSDNETTNLSKEQRKVVREIGFESILSFKLHSVPRKFRYWLVKNFDAENDQINTGDEKIKITAELIQKVFQIPNGKTEIEEKLRPKETDLIIKFWRGQFSKDILKRMYAANLIKYLKSRNELGRLFKLNFLVIFFTVMAEAMQSSNVNQRFLPSMKSDKKTKDFNWCEYILTVLRRTRRQWPGNDKLFNGPIALLAILYAYKKQGFDDAENTEEFSLDKIDSTTLQEFEDELEIAAQNEGRCLVMDKEKKNENEEIFEDESEEKDEDDAEEHPNININSEEIKDENTLLKAATDWIEQENQKDVQNSPLKTNETEKTHTESGGSWGQFFIKPSIGNKDKLWVDSQCRLRNFMPSQNQSEGLSDIHSTKSGDENMKNIEDKKSHEEYLVTALDDHFKGFEEIFESIQSCIDEIVEEYPNSEAVHNKVNEWASLIEKFNHQAKKHKKVNIDSTLMETPSRFLNLSQNEDTENQIISTPLIVKRNDDDTKRNEDNTTLFQSSNPEKISENEPASILQTHIEKPSMVQSSFSEETPSLMLEIIKKTDEEEKKSNKKKIEDDEVPSFDLKISQLSSNVDENEVEVDATRHAAQTEIQAESENKKIEKEVQITGIQTMFDRIEEQDTEKEINDLIQNTSFLNPQEDPYKHLQNQFIKNNQQVI comes from the exons ATGGCGGATGTGGCCCCCTGGGGACATGGGGGTGACGGTGCTGGTGATCCACCGCTTCCTCCTGGTGGGATTCGTGGCACACACGAGACAGACG TGGTTCCCCCAAAGAAGGTTAGAGGGGAAGCTAAAAACGAGAAACTACGACGTCTAGTAAAAGCGGGGGGGCCTGTGTCGCTTACGTTTGATCGACAGGTCATGTTTTCAAGCGACAAATTGGACCAATACCGGCAACacctgtcgccgctaaaggtgtcCCTTTCTTGTAGTGACAATGAAACAACAAA TTTGTCAAAAGAGCAACGAAAAGTTGTTAGAGAAATAGGGTTTGAGAGCATACTATCATTCAAGCTGCATTCAGTTCCACGCAAATTCAGATATTGGTTGGTAAAAAACTTTGATGCTGAAAATGATCAGATAAATACAGGAGATGAGAAGATTAAGATTACAGCTGAATTGATCCAAAAGGTATTTCAAATACCAAATGGAAAAACAGAGATTGAGGAAAAATTGAGGCCAAAAGAAACTGATCTTATAATTAAATTCTGGCGCGGTCAATTCAGCAAAGATATATTGAAGAGAATGTATGCGGCCAACTTGATTAAATATTTAAAATCAAGAAATGAGCTTGGAAGATTGTTCAAACTAAATTTCTTGGTTATATTTTTTACGGTCATGGCAGAGGCAATGCAAAGTAGTAATGTTAATCAAAGATTCTTGCCATCGATGAAAAGTGACAAAAAAACCAAGGATTTTAATTGGTGTGAATATATTCTGACTGTTTTAAGGCGTACAAGAAGACAATGGCCTGGAAATGACAAGCTCTTCAATGGACCTATTGCATTGTTAGCG ATACTATATGCTTACAAAAAACAAGGATTTGACGATGCTGAAAACACTGAAGAGTTCTCTCTTGATAAAATTGACTCCACAACATTACAAGAATTTGAAGATGAATTGGAAATTGCTGCGCAAAATGAGGGGAGATGTCTTGTAATGGATAAAGAGAAAAAA AATGAAAACGAAGAAATTTTTGaagatgaatctgaagaaaaagacgaagacgatgctgaagaaCACCCAAACATCAATATAAACTCAGAAGAGATAAAAGATGAAAACACCTTACTTAAAGCTGCAACAGACTGGATTGAACAAGAGAATCAAAAGGATGTTCAAAACAGCCCACTTAAAACCAATGAAACTGAGAAAACACATACAGAAAGTGGAGGATCATGGGGGCAATTCTTCATTAAACCATCAATAGGAAATAAAGATAAACTGTGGGTAGACAGTCAATGCCGACTGCGTAATTTCATGCCATCACAAAATCAAAGTGAAGGTCTTTCTGACATTCATTCAACAAAAAGTGGCGATGAAAATATGAAGAATATTGAAGATAAAAAATCACATGAAGAATATCTTGTGACTGCCTTGGATGATCATTTTAAAGGATTTGAAGAAATTTTCGAAAGCATCCAATCATGCATAGATGAGATCGTTGAAGAATATCCAAACAGTGAAGCTGTTCATAATAAAGTAAACGAATGGGCATCATTGATTGAAAAATTCAACCATCAAGCTAAAAAGCACAAGAAAGTTAATATTGATTCAACTCTGATGGAAACACCATCAAGATTTCTAAATTTGAGCCAAAATGAAGACACCGAAAATCAAATCATTTCAACACCATtgattgtaaaacgcaatgatgaTGATACAAAACGCAATGAGGATAACACAACTCTATTCCAGTCCTCCAATCCAGAAAAAATCAGTGAGAATGAACCTGCATCTATTCTGCAAACACACATTGAAAAACCTTCAATGGTACAATCATCATTTAGCGAAGAAACTCCATCATTAATGTTGGAGATAATCAAAAAgacagatgaagaagaaaaaaaatcaaataaaaagaaaattgaagatGATGAGGTACCATCCTTTGATTTGAAAATTTCTCAGTTGTCTTCAAATGTTGATGAAAATGAAGTTGAAGTTGATGCTACTCGCCACGCTGCACAAAccgaaattcaagcggaatctgaaaataaaaaaatcgAAAAAGAAGTTCAAATTACTGGAATACAAACAATGTTTGATAGAATTGAAGAACAGGATACTGAAAAGGAAATCAATGATCTAATTCAAAACACATCATTCCTCAACCCACAAGAAGATCCGTATAAACACCTGCAAAATCAgttcatcaagaacaaccaacAAGTGATATAA